The Paraconexibacter algicola genome includes the window CGGCGTTCCTCGCCAAGCGCCCGCCGGTCTTCCCGTAGGCGGTCGGCCGGACGGCGGCGGGGAGGGCGCCACGGGCCCTGTCGGATGGGCGCCCTCATCGCTGCTCTCGTGGCGCGTGGGCGCTCGGCGGCGTGAACGGCGGACACATCTCCAGGCCGGTTCACCGGCCGGTCACAGCGGCACGTGGGCGGCGCCCTAGACAGCGCGGGCCAACCACCACAGGGAGACCCGTCTTGTCCCGTCGCACCCCGTCCGTCCTGGCCATCGCCGCGTCCGCGGCGTCGCTCGGATTCATCGCCGCCACGCCCGCCCTCGCGGCGACCGGCCCGTCCACCACCGTCGCGCCGTACGTGAAGCCCGTCGGTCCCGGCGTGGAGACCACCTCGCTGCTGACCGTCGGCGACCTGCCCGCCGCCAACGGCTACAAGATGGTCGGCATCCCCGACGGCCTGGGTGCGCGGGCCTCCGCGGCGACGGGCAAGCTCGACCTGTTCATGAACCACGAGCTCGGCGCCACCGCCGGTGCGGTGCGAGCGCACGGCCAGACCGGCTCGTTCGTGTCGAGCTACGTCATCGACCGTGACACGCTGAAGGTCGACACCGGCGCCGACCTCATCGGGCCGAACGAGACGAGCTTCTGGCAGTACGACGCGTCGACCCCGACGGCGGGCGCGTACGCGTCGACCCCGACCGGTCCGTTCGGGGCGGCGTTCGCCCGCTTCTGCTCGGCGACCCTGACCGCCCCGGGCGGCCTGTTCAACCCGACCACCGGAAACGGCTTCGCCGGCCAGATCTACTTCGGCAACGAGGAGAGCGGCGACAACTCGCGCGTCTTCGGCATCCTCGACGACGGCACGACGAAGCAGCTGCCGCGCCTGGGCCTGTTCTCCTGGGAGAACACGGTGCCCGCCGCCAACCGCACCGACACGACCCTCGTGCAGGGCCAGGAGGACGCGACCCCCGGCCAGATCTGGACCTATGTCGGCACGAAGACGGCCAGCGGCGACGCCTTCGACAAGGCCGGCCTGACCAACGGCACGAACTACGTGATCGACCTGCTCGACGAGACCGTCGACTCCGACGCGGAGTTCCGCGACACCTACGGGAAGGGCGTGCCGGTCCAGGTCGACCTCGCCGAGGTCCCGTGGAACCAGACCGGTGCCGCGCAGAACGCCGAGGCGCTCGCGGACGGCCTCTCGCTCTCGCGTGTCGAGGACGGTCACTGGGATCCGCAGAACCCGCGCGACTTCTACTTCCTCACCACCGAGGGCGGGGCGACCGACCTCAACGGTCCCGGGTCGCAGGACGACCGCAACGGCGGCGGCCTGTGGCGCCTGCGCTACAAGGACATCGAGAACCCGCTGAAGGGCGCCACCCTGACGCTGCTGCTCGACGGCTCCGAGGCGCCGTTCCTCAACAAGCCGGACAACATGGCGATCGACCGCCACGGCAACGTCCTCATCCAGGAGGACCCGGGCAACAACGCGTCGGTGGCGCGGATCGTCGCCTACGACATCGGCACCGGCCGTCGCGGCGTGGTCGCCGAGTTCGACCGCCAGCTCTTCGCCCCGGTCACCCCGGGCGGGGTGAACGCGCCGTTCACCGCCGACGAGGAGTCCTCCGGGATCATCGACGTCGAGGACCTGCTCGGCCGCGGCGAGTTCCTGTTCGACGCGCAGGTCCACAAGGCGTTCCCGACGTCGCAGGATCCGTCGCTCGTCGAGTACGGCCAGCTGCTGCACCTGAGCGTGCCGGACTTCGAGGCGGTCTACCAGGGCCGCGCGGCGAGCGGCCAGGGCCCGGCGGGCCCGGCCGGACCGCAGGGCCCGGCGGGTCAGGACGGCACCGACGGGACGAACGGGACGAACGGCACCAACGGGACGAACGGCGCCAACGGTGTCGCGGGCACGAACGGGACGAACGGCGCCAACGGTGCCGCCGGGACGCCGGGCGCGGCCGGGCCGGCGGGGCCGCAGGGCACGCCCGGTGCGGCGGGCCCGGCAGGCGCCCAGGGCCCGGCCGGAGCGGTCGGCCCGCAGGGCCCGGCCGGCCGGGACGGCACCGTCACCTGCAAGGTGACGAAGACCCGCACGCGCGTGACCTGCACGGTCGCGTTCGCGTCGCGCTCGACCGTGCGCCTCGTGCGCGGCGGCCGCACGGTCGCGAAGGGCTCGGTGAGCCGCGGCCGCGTGACGCTGAAGAGCACCCGCCGGCTGGGCGCCGGCTCCTACACGCTGGTCGCGGGCGACACGACGGTGCGCCTGCGCCTGCGCTAGCTGGCCGCGAGCCCCGGTCCCCGCACGGTGCGCCGCGCGGGGACCGGGTGCGGCTCAGGTGGCCCGGGGCGGCGCGCAGGTGCGGTAGGCCGCGGTGCGGGTGACGCGCGTGCCCGCCGCGGTCGTCGCGGTCAGGCGGATGCGGTACGTGCCGGCGGGACGTCCGCGGAGGTCCACGGTGGTGAACAGCGTGCCGCGGGGGGTGCGGCGCAGCGTCCGGGTCTTCCCGAACAGGGTGATCGTGCCGCGGCGCAGGGTCGTGCCGGGGACGCGGAACGTCACCGTGAAGCTGCGGCGGCTGAGGCAGCTGGGCTTCGTGGGGGTGGTCCCGGTGGGCGTGCTGACCGGGGTGCCCGCCGGGGTGACGACGGCGCGCGTGAAGGTCGCGGTGACCGTGCGGGCCTGGTCGAGCGTGACGGTGCAGGCGCCGGTGCCGGTGCAGGCACCGGTCCAGCCGGTGAACACGGAGTCCGGGGCGGCGGTCGCCGTGAGGGTGGCGGTGCTGCCGGCGTCGCGGTCGAGGCTGCAGGCGGTGCGACCGTTGCCGCAGTCGATGCCGTCACCCTGGACGGTGCCGCTCCCGGTGCCGTCGGTGGTGACGGCGAGGCCCGCGGTGGTGCGGTACGTGACGGTGCGGGTCAGGGTGTTGCCGGCCTCGTCGGTGGCGGTGACGCGGAACGTCTTGCGGCCGGGCGTGGTGTCGATCGCGGCGCCGTCGGCGACGGTGCCGACGCAGCTGGCGATGCCGGTGCCGCCGGTCTCGTCGGAGCAGGTGTAGCGGGCCTTCACGTCGCTGCCGACGACGTAGGCGGCGTCGTCGGTCGGGCGCGTCAGCGCGATCGTGGGCCGCGTCTGGTCCGCCACCGTGTAGGTGACGGTCCGCTCGGTGCTGTTGCCGGCCTCGTCCACCGCGGTGACCGTGAAGGTCTTGGTGCCGCGCGTGGCGGTGTCGATCGAGGCGCCGTCCGCGACGGTGCCGGTGCACGACTCGATGCCGGTGCCGCCGGTCTCGTCCGCGCAGGAGAACGACGCCTTGATGTCGGCGCCCTGGGCGTAGGTGGCGCCGTCGGCCGGTCGGGTGATCGTCACGGTCGGCTCGGTCTGGTCGGTGACCGTGTAGGAGACGGTCCGCTCGGACGTGTTGCCGGCCTTGTCGACGGCGGTGACGGTGAACGTCTTGGTGCCGCGGGTGGCGGTGTCGATGGCGGCGCCGTCGGCGACGGTGCCGGTGCACGACTCGATGCCGGTGCCGTCCGCGTCGTCNCGAGGCGCCGTCCGCGACGGTGCCGGTGCACGACTCGATGCCGGTGCCGCCGGTCTCGTCCGCGCAGGAGAACGACGCCTTGATGTCGGCGCCCTGGGCGTAGGTGGCGCCGTCGGCCGGTCGGGTGATCGTCACGGTCGGCTCGGTCTGGTCGGTGACCGTGTAGGAGACGGTCCGCTCGGACGTGTTGCCGGCCTTGTCGACGGCGGTGACGGTGAACGTCTTGGTGCCGCGGGTGGCGGTGTCGATGGCGGCGCCGTCGGCGACGGTGCCGGTGCACGACTCGATGCCGGTGCCGTCCGCGTCGTCGGCGCACGCGAAGGACGCCTTGACGTCGGCGCCCTGCGCGTAGGTCGCGCCGTCCTGCGGCGTCGTGAGCGTGATCCCGGGCTTCGTCCGGTCCGCGACGGTGTACGAGACCGTCGTCGTGGTGCTGTTGCCGGCCTGGTCGACCGCGGTGACGGTGAACGTCTTCGTGCCGCGCGTGGCCGTGTCGATCGGCGAGCCGTCGTCGACGGTGCCCTTGCAGGTCGCGATGCCGGTGCCGCCGGTGTCGTCGGTGCACGCGAAGTCGGCGTCGATGCTGGCGCCCTGCGTGTAGGTCCGACCGTCGGCGGGCGTGCTGATCGTCACGGTCGGCTTGGTCTGGTCGGCGACCGTGTAGGAGACGGTGGTCGTCGCGGTGTTGTTGGCGTTGTCGGTCGCCGTGACGGTGAACGTCTTCGTGCCGAGCGTGGCCGTGTCGAGCGACGCGCCGTCGGCGACGGTGCCGACGCAGGACTTCAGCCCGCTCCCGCCGGTCTCGTCAGCGCAGGAGAACGACGCCTTCACGTCCGCGCCCCGGGCGTACGTGGCGCCGTCGGCGGGCCGGGTCACCGTCACCGTGGGCTTGGTGACATCCACGACGATGTAGGTGATGCTCCTGGTCGTCGTGTTCTGGGCGCGGTCGCTCGCCGTGACCGAGAGCGTCTTGGGGCCGAGCGTCGAGGTGTCGAGCGCGCCGCCGTCCGGGACGGTGCCCGTGCACGAGACGAGCTCGCCGACGGCGTCGGCGCAGCTGTAGTCCGCGACCAGGGAGGCGTTGCGGGCGACGGTCTGCCCGTCGGTCGGCGCGGTGATCGACGCCGTCGGGGCGACGGCGTCCTCGTAGGAGATGCTCACGGAGCCGTTGCCGGAGTTGCCGGAGGTCGAGAGCGTGGCATTCGTCGGGACGAGCGACGACCCGCCGCCGCCACCACCGCCACCGGCTGCGTTCGCGGCGTCGTCGCTGCTGCCGCCGCCTCCGCCGCCGTAGAGCCCTCCGCCTCCGCCACCGCCCCCGCCGAGGTTCGTCTTCGTGAAGCGGTCCTCGAACGCCGGGAAGTAGGTGCCGCCCGTGCCGCCGGTCCCGAGGCTGCCGCTCGTCCCCGGACCGGCGCCCGTTCCGCCGGCGCCGCCTACGGCCGCGGTCCCGGCACCGCCGCCCCCGGCGCCGGTGGTGCCCCCGCCGGCGGCACCGGCGTCACCGCCACTTCCGGCGCTCCGGGGCTGGGCGTTGGAGCCGCCGCCGCCACCCCCGCCCGCGATCACGAACCGGTCGGCGAGGCCGCACGAGCCGGTGCGCAGGTCGCTCGCCCCGCCCCCGGAGCCTGCGAGCGCGTAGCTCGGGCTGAGGGAGGATCCCGGGGTCCCGCCGCCGTTGAACCCGGCCGTGGTTCCGACGAAGACGCAGAGCTGCGACCCGGCGGTCACCGCGCGTGTCCCGGTGACGATGGCGCCCCGCCCGCCGGGGTACGGTGCGGTGTTGCCGCTGATGCCGTACCGCTCGCCACTCGCGCCCTGGGCGCCGCTGACCGTGTACGACAGGCTGGTGATGCCCGCCGGAACGGTGTAGCTCGTCTGGCCCCCCGAGAACGTCTGCGTGGCGGTCGCCGCGCCGGCCGGGGCGACCCCGGTACCGAGGGCGAGCACCGCAGTGCCCACGGTCGCCGCCAGACCCCGTCCGATCGTCCGCTGCTGCCGTCCCCGCATGTCGCCCCCTGGCGTTCCGTCGTTGAAGTCCGCCTCGCGTATCCCGACGCGAGCGGCAGCCAGGATGACAGATGCATGCAACCTTCTCCTGTCGATCTGCCGCTCGCCGGGCGTCCGGGACGGGCCGCCCGTCCCGGACCGGACGCGGCGTCGCCCGCCCGGTGCGGTCAGTCCGACCCCGCGCCGCGCCCGCCCGCGAAGCCCGCGGGGGTCCGCCCGACCGTCCGGTGCCCGGACACG containing:
- a CDS encoding alkaline phosphatase PhoX, which translates into the protein MSRRTPSVLAIAASAASLGFIAATPALAATGPSTTVAPYVKPVGPGVETTSLLTVGDLPAANGYKMVGIPDGLGARASAATGKLDLFMNHELGATAGAVRAHGQTGSFVSSYVIDRDTLKVDTGADLIGPNETSFWQYDASTPTAGAYASTPTGPFGAAFARFCSATLTAPGGLFNPTTGNGFAGQIYFGNEESGDNSRVFGILDDGTTKQLPRLGLFSWENTVPAANRTDTTLVQGQEDATPGQIWTYVGTKTASGDAFDKAGLTNGTNYVIDLLDETVDSDAEFRDTYGKGVPVQVDLAEVPWNQTGAAQNAEALADGLSLSRVEDGHWDPQNPRDFYFLTTEGGATDLNGPGSQDDRNGGGLWRLRYKDIENPLKGATLTLLLDGSEAPFLNKPDNMAIDRHGNVLIQEDPGNNASVARIVAYDIGTGRRGVVAEFDRQLFAPVTPGGVNAPFTADEESSGIIDVEDLLGRGEFLFDAQVHKAFPTSQDPSLVEYGQLLHLSVPDFEAVYQGRAASGQGPAGPAGPQGPAGQDGTDGTNGTNGTNGTNGANGVAGTNGTNGANGAAGTPGAAGPAGPQGTPGAAGPAGAQGPAGAVGPQGPAGRDGTVTCKVTKTRTRVTCTVAFASRSTVRLVRGGRTVAKGSVSRGRVTLKSTRRLGAGSYTLVAGDTTVRLRLR
- a CDS encoding InlB B-repeat-containing protein; protein product: MTITRPADGATYAQGADIKASFSCADETGGTGIESCTGTVADGASIDTATRGTKTFTVTAVDEAGNSTERTVTYTVADQTRPTIALTRPTDDAAYVVGSDVKARYTCSDETGGTGIASCVGTVADGAAIDTTPGRKTFRVTATDEAGNTLTRTVTYRTTAGLAVTTDGTGSGTVQGDGIDCGNGRTACSLDRDAGSTATLTATAAPDSVFTGWTGACTGTGACTVTLDQARTVTATFTRAVVTPAGTPVSTPTGTTPTKPSCLSRRSFTVTFRVPGTTLRRGTITLFGKTRTLRRTPRGTLFTTVDLRGRPAGTYRIRLTATTAAGTRVTRTAAYRTCAPPRAT